The following coding sequences lie in one Streptomyces sp. NBC_01224 genomic window:
- the tap gene encoding telomere-associated protein Tap, whose protein sequence is MSELFDAVDALLASRATLPPPAERKRLRAAHGLTIDEVAGALKVRRATVSGWESGKTEPRPPERDAYARLLDKLAELYPAPTDVAAPVQDAAVPATFTAAPAPAPEARTLSTGPAPGAAAMTASENTQTNPAPVAAAPAAAPRPARTTRPTSSTSRRPGAKKAAPAGTPAGGTDPRFENGPLAVVDVEDGKVLAYCVGGLVLDVPAKSLPTLVDWTLKEAKLGQPKLSGPGKSADPLLVLTESALERYGLPVALTEEERLSGRLPEGHKVIKQLVRAEWKLTKRGFGPWARIYRPATGSERACVQLCIPSWQALDTRHWGEAGQLPPPELARVLGVYASRVMTPRGSTAVTGLELMTALHPPTRASEPDADGKRHSEHNPGSLGKDPVDCAPCEAPDGHPLLKDLPRFHVRGPSEKLFEEAYDWARPLTDAECLRRNLVGIDVNMAFAAGANGLIVGLGAPTHVKQPVFDPKLPGSWLVDLSHVDLSRVKVGKDKWAELEAGLLPSPFTPKGERPEGPAWYATPTVAYAVELGYDVAPIEAYVRYDNGRYLDGWYNRLRDAYLATMADLGVDADLSPADFLAAMDGYRGRDPELAIVVSAIKATVKGGLGKLRERPRGEGWRPGEPWRALSRPTWRPDIRAAIISRTRINMHRKIVKHAAFTGQYPVAILSDCAVYATDGESPLDFLPYREGKPLPGGFKLGVNPGLVKWEGTQSVLWGEGVREQFNAPELNLARYIKDGTVTDKDNGE, encoded by the coding sequence GGAGTCCGGTAAGACCGAGCCCCGCCCGCCGGAGCGCGACGCATACGCCCGGCTGCTGGACAAGCTCGCGGAGCTCTACCCCGCCCCGACCGACGTGGCTGCGCCCGTCCAGGACGCTGCGGTGCCGGCCACGTTCACTGCCGCGCCCGCCCCGGCCCCGGAAGCGCGGACTCTGTCCACAGGCCCGGCGCCCGGCGCTGCGGCCATGACTGCATCCGAGAACACCCAGACCAACCCTGCCCCCGTCGCCGCTGCTCCGGCGGCCGCGCCGCGTCCGGCGCGCACCACCAGGCCGACGTCGTCGACGTCGCGCCGCCCGGGCGCGAAGAAGGCGGCCCCGGCCGGAACCCCGGCGGGCGGCACCGACCCGCGCTTCGAGAACGGCCCGCTGGCGGTCGTCGATGTCGAGGACGGGAAGGTGCTGGCGTACTGCGTCGGCGGGCTGGTCCTGGACGTGCCCGCCAAGTCGCTGCCCACCTTGGTGGACTGGACGCTCAAGGAGGCGAAGCTCGGGCAGCCGAAGCTGTCCGGTCCGGGCAAGTCGGCCGACCCGCTGCTCGTGCTCACCGAGTCAGCATTGGAGCGCTACGGCCTGCCGGTCGCTCTCACGGAGGAGGAGCGTCTGTCCGGGCGGTTGCCGGAGGGCCACAAGGTCATCAAGCAGCTGGTGCGCGCGGAGTGGAAGCTGACGAAGCGTGGGTTCGGGCCGTGGGCGCGGATCTACCGCCCCGCCACCGGTTCGGAGCGGGCCTGCGTGCAGCTGTGCATCCCGTCCTGGCAGGCGCTGGACACCCGGCACTGGGGCGAGGCCGGGCAGCTTCCGCCGCCGGAACTCGCCCGGGTCCTGGGCGTGTACGCGTCCCGGGTGATGACGCCGCGCGGCTCCACCGCCGTGACCGGCCTGGAGCTGATGACCGCGCTGCACCCGCCGACCCGGGCCTCCGAGCCGGACGCCGACGGTAAGCGGCACTCCGAGCACAACCCCGGCTCGCTGGGGAAGGACCCGGTCGATTGCGCGCCGTGCGAGGCCCCGGACGGGCACCCGCTCCTCAAGGATCTGCCGCGCTTCCACGTCCGCGGCCCGTCGGAGAAGCTGTTCGAGGAGGCGTACGACTGGGCGCGGCCCCTCACCGACGCCGAATGCCTGCGCCGGAACCTGGTGGGCATCGACGTGAACATGGCCTTCGCCGCCGGAGCGAACGGGCTGATCGTAGGCCTCGGCGCGCCGACGCACGTCAAGCAGCCGGTGTTCGACCCGAAGCTCCCGGGAAGCTGGCTGGTGGACCTGTCGCACGTCGACCTGTCCCGGGTGAAGGTCGGCAAGGACAAGTGGGCGGAGCTGGAGGCCGGCCTGCTGCCGAGCCCGTTCACGCCGAAGGGCGAGCGCCCGGAGGGCCCGGCCTGGTACGCGACGCCCACCGTCGCCTACGCGGTGGAGCTCGGCTACGACGTCGCGCCGATCGAGGCGTACGTCCGGTACGACAACGGCCGCTACCTGGACGGCTGGTACAACCGGCTGCGCGACGCCTACCTCGCCACGATGGCCGACCTCGGTGTCGACGCGGACCTGTCACCGGCCGACTTCCTGGCGGCGATGGACGGCTACCGTGGCCGTGACCCGGAGCTGGCGATCGTGGTGTCCGCGATCAAGGCGACGGTGAAGGGCGGCCTGGGGAAGCTGCGCGAGCGCCCGCGGGGCGAGGGGTGGCGGCCCGGCGAGCCGTGGCGTGCGCTGTCCCGGCCGACGTGGCGGCCGGACATCCGCGCCGCGATCATCTCCCGCACGCGGATCAACATGCACCGCAAGATCGTCAAGCACGCCGCGTTCACCGGGCAGTACCCGGTCGCCATCCTTTCCGACTGCGCCGTGTACGCGACCGACGGCGAGAGCCCGCTGGACTTCCTGCCCTACCGGGAGGGCAAGCCGCTGCCCGGCGGCTTCAAGCTCGGGGTCAACCCCGGCCTGGTCAAGTGGGAGGGCACGCAGAGCGTGCTGTGGGGCGAAGGCGTGCGCGAGCAGTTCAACGCCCCGGAGCTCAACCTCGCCCGGTACATCAAGGACGGCACCGTCACCGACAAGGACAACGGAGAGTAG
- the tpg gene encoding telomere-protecting terminal protein Tpg, which translates to MSMFGDGLDQAVQKAFTRPIPKSAGAQMRYLVKQLKGTKAVAQMLRVSQRTVERYVKDQIKKPRRDLAARIEREVKARWQPQIRAKAREQAASTGGIVIDTRARLGYTAPIGSTDQDRIRHLTVALPPQYAARLFDAQERGATDQQLREIAAEALKEVYFQDGGRRAGSLEEVRFTDIEHLEFDL; encoded by the coding sequence ATGAGCATGTTCGGGGACGGCCTGGACCAGGCGGTGCAGAAGGCATTCACCCGCCCGATCCCGAAGTCGGCCGGCGCGCAGATGCGGTACCTGGTCAAGCAGCTCAAGGGCACCAAGGCGGTCGCCCAGATGCTGCGGGTCTCTCAGCGGACCGTCGAGCGGTACGTGAAGGACCAGATCAAGAAGCCCCGCCGCGACCTCGCCGCCCGCATAGAGCGCGAGGTGAAGGCCAGGTGGCAGCCGCAGATCCGGGCGAAGGCCCGCGAGCAGGCGGCGAGCACCGGCGGCATCGTCATCGACACCCGCGCCCGCCTCGGCTACACCGCCCCGATCGGCTCCACCGACCAGGACCGGATCCGGCACCTCACGGTGGCGCTGCCGCCGCAGTACGCCGCCCGCCTCTTCGACGCCCAGGAGCGGGGCGCCACCGACCAGCAGCTGCGGGAGATCGCTGCCGAAGCGCTCAAGGAGGTGTACTTCCAGGACGGCGGCCGCCGCGCCGGCTCCCTGGAGGAAGTCCGCTTCACGGACATCGAGCACCTGGAGTTCGACCTGTAG